The Helianthus annuus cultivar XRQ/B chromosome 16, HanXRQr2.0-SUNRISE, whole genome shotgun sequence genome includes a window with the following:
- the LOC110916697 gene encoding AP-3 complex subunit sigma, whose translation MIRAVIVINDQGKPRLVKFYEYQPVEKQQEIIRNIYGVLCSRAENVSNFVQDSTFGPDTRLVYKTFATLYFIVIFDESENELAILDLMQVFVETLDKCFSNVCELDIVFNFNKVHTILDEIILGGQVVEMSSSEVVKSIEDISWLEKNPNSITRVSKSISSWQGR comes from the exons ATGATACGAGCGGTTATTGTAATCAACGATCAAGGCAAGCCTCGCCTTGTCAAATTCTACGAGTATCAG CCGGTGGAGAAACAACAGGAAATCATTCGGAACATATACGGAG TTCTATGCAGTCGAGCTGAGAATGTGAGCAACTTTGTTCAGGATTCAACTTTTGGACCG GATACCCGACTTGTATACAAGACCTTTGCTACACTATACTTCATTGTCATATTTGATGAGTCTGAAAACGAACTTGCTATACTAGATCTTATGCAAG TATTTGTGGAGACGTTGGACAAGTGTTTCAGTAATGTGTGTGAGCTCGATATTGTTTTCAATTTCAACAAG GTACATACCATACTTGATGAGATTATTTTGGGTGGTCAAGTTGTGGAAATGAGTTCTTCTGAGGTTGTCAAATCAATCGAAGACATTTCttg GCTGGAGAAGAACCCGAATTCTATCACAAGAGTTTCAAAATCCATATCCAGTTGGCAGGGACGCTAA
- the LOC110915706 gene encoding NADH dehydrogenase [ubiquinone] iron-sulfur protein 8, mitochondrial — MAAILARKSISAIRNRQLVLAGQVLQGSNNGTVSGARSFATKHSFSTDKDDEEREQLAKEISKDWSSVFERSINTLFLTELVRGLSLTLKYFFEPKVTINYPFEKGPLSPRFRGEHALRRYPTGEERCIACKLCEAICPAQAITIEAEEREDGSRRTTRYDIDMTKCIYCGFCQEACPVDAIVEGPNFEFATETHEELLYDKEKLLENGDRWETEIAENLRSESLYR; from the exons ATGGCCGCCATTTTAGCTCGCAAATCGATCTCTGCTATTCGCAATCGACAACTT GTTTTGGCAGGACAAGTGTTGCAGGGTTCTAACAATGGGACAGTTTCTGGTGCACGCTCGTTTGCGACCAAACACTCGTTCTCAACTGATAAAG ATGATGAGGAGAGAGAACAGCTTGCTAAGGAGATCTCAAAAGACTGGAGTTCTG TCTTTGAGCGGAGCATCAATACATTATTTCTTACTGAATTGGTTCGAGGTCTGTCTCTGACACTCAAATACTTCTTTGAGCCAAAAGTTACA ATTAATTATCCATTTGAGAAGGGTCCTTTGAGCCCTCGATTTCGAGGTGAACATGCTCTCAGACGTTATCCAACTGGAGAAGAACGTTGTATTGCCTGTAAACTTTGTGAAGCT ATATGCCCTGCTCAAGCTATCACTATAGAGGCAGAGGAACGAGAAGATGGCAGCCGTAGAACAACAAG GTATGACATTGATATGACAAAGTGCATATACTGTGGATTCTGCCAAGAAGCATGCCCTGTTGATGCAATTGTCGAAGGCCCCAACTTTGAGTTTGCTACCGAAACCCACGAG GAACTTCTGTATGATAAGGAGAAGCTTCTTGAGAATGGTGATCGATGGGAAACCGAGATTGCTGAGAATCTTAGATCCGAGAGCCTTTATCGATAA